The Niastella koreensis GR20-10 genome includes a window with the following:
- a CDS encoding helix-turn-helix transcriptional regulator: MPEKVHQGRAVKRIREILQVKQETLAEALNISQQSVSSLEAKEIIDPETLEKIAEVLKVPVEAIKNFNEEGVINIVANTVNNNDNANGNSLFMYYPTFNPIDKYVEVVEKNEKLYEALLKSEREKNALLERMLEEKKKK; this comes from the coding sequence ATGCCTGAAAAAGTACATCAAGGACGGGCCGTAAAACGCATACGGGAAATATTACAGGTAAAGCAAGAAACACTGGCTGAAGCGCTCAATATTAGTCAGCAAAGTGTTTCTTCGCTGGAAGCAAAAGAAATCATCGATCCTGAAACATTAGAGAAAATCGCTGAAGTGTTGAAAGTACCTGTGGAGGCAATAAAGAATTTTAATGAAGAGGGAGTTATTAATATAGTTGCCAACACTGTTAACAACAACGATAATGCTAATGGGAATTCATTATTCATGTATTATCCTACTTTTAATCCCATTGATAAGTATGTAGAAGTGGTTGAAAAGAATGAAAAGTTGTATGAAGCCTTGTTAAAATCAGAGCGTGAAAAAAACGCACTGCTGGAAAGGATGTTGGAAGAGAAAAAGAAGAAGTAA
- a CDS encoding DUF4240 domain-containing protein has protein sequence MPELHIEKTGEMLNDEQYWTLVDNSLQLTQDQDQQGEYLISEIKKLSPHEMIGFNLRTAHLLNEMYTSEMWCAGHIMNKFCSDDGFEYFRCWIISRGKKVYYKVKANPDYLVNEVVAGCERYEFELFGVAADEAFEETTGKELLDYIDYKHPRIAETSFEPIVFNWHPDNPESMKKICPQLYDKLRYGAANKIS, from the coding sequence ATGCCGGAGCTGCACATCGAAAAAACAGGGGAAATGCTGAATGATGAACAGTATTGGACGCTGGTTGATAATTCTCTACAATTAACGCAGGATCAGGACCAGCAGGGTGAATACCTGATATCGGAAATAAAGAAACTATCGCCTCACGAGATGATAGGTTTTAACTTACGCACCGCTCATTTACTAAACGAAATGTATACATCAGAAATGTGGTGTGCAGGTCATATCATGAATAAATTCTGTTCTGATGATGGGTTTGAATATTTCAGATGCTGGATCATCTCAAGAGGAAAAAAGGTATACTATAAAGTCAAAGCCAATCCTGATTATTTAGTGAATGAAGTTGTAGCAGGCTGTGAGCGTTATGAGTTTGAACTTTTTGGGGTTGCAGCAGATGAAGCATTTGAGGAAACTACGGGAAAAGAACTATTGGATTATATTGACTATAAACATCCCCGAATAGCAGAAACGTCTTTTGAACCAATTGTATTTAACTGGCACCCTGATAATCCCGAAAGCATGAAGAAGATCTGTCCTCAATTATATGATAAATTGAGATATGGAGCGGCCAATAAAATAAGCTGA
- a CDS encoding polyketide cyclase: MRRFINEKSFQRSVGITMIFIGTGIAFSFLGLVDYSWVLFMLLPVALGIAIGTMKMRKYALVGAIITTVLLLIGIYIPGLSGVICIVMAIGLIVPFIFLGYFIAQMVKRYKEFKGTNKLPVLLLPLLLFLIAAPTEHYLKKEKQTIIAVSTEKIFPYTPEQVYDVIKSVDTLDAEKPFLLKLDLPIPTKCVLEKEKVGALRTCYFKGGRLSNADFGGGTIVERVSELKRGKILKMDVISYNLIGRKWLGFKEAIYYFEPAANNSCKLTRVTTYTSVLTPRVYWEPMEKLGVQQEHDYVFNNLEKDLKQKFGR; this comes from the coding sequence ATGAGAAGATTTATCAACGAGAAAAGTTTTCAACGATCCGTAGGCATCACAATGATCTTTATAGGAACCGGGATTGCATTTTCATTTCTGGGACTTGTTGACTATAGCTGGGTTTTGTTTATGCTTCTCCCTGTTGCTTTGGGCATAGCCATAGGAACAATGAAAATGAGAAAGTATGCGCTTGTGGGAGCAATAATCACTACCGTGCTTTTGCTGATTGGCATATACATTCCCGGACTTTCCGGGGTTATCTGTATTGTAATGGCTATTGGGCTGATTGTACCATTTATATTTTTAGGCTACTTTATTGCCCAAATGGTAAAACGATACAAAGAATTTAAGGGAACAAATAAACTGCCCGTTCTACTGCTGCCTTTACTACTTTTTTTGATTGCAGCCCCCACTGAACATTACTTAAAAAAGGAAAAGCAAACCATCATAGCAGTAAGTACGGAAAAAATATTCCCCTATACACCTGAGCAGGTATACGATGTAATAAAATCAGTTGACACGCTGGATGCAGAAAAACCGTTCCTGCTAAAACTTGACCTGCCCATCCCCACAAAATGTGTTTTGGAGAAAGAAAAGGTCGGCGCCTTAAGAACCTGCTATTTTAAAGGCGGGCGGTTAAGCAATGCCGACTTTGGAGGAGGTACTATCGTGGAGCGGGTTAGTGAATTAAAGCGCGGCAAAATCCTGAAGATGGATGTAATCAGTTATAACCTGATCGGCCGGAAATGGCTGGGCTTTAAAGAGGCTATTTATTATTTTGAACCCGCGGCAAACAATAGCTGTAAACTTACCAGGGTAACAACCTATACATCTGTTTTAACACCCCGGGTTTATTGGGAGCCCATGGAGAAACTGGGCGTTCAACAGGAGCATGACTATGTGTTTAATAATTTGGAAAAGGATTTGAAGCAAAAATTTGGGAGGTGA
- a CDS encoding HEPN domain-containing protein, translating into MTTLYHKAVLVYNAGSSDIIDPPAAISHEETTRKIEAVWNNCYQTAERFYKTACFCLDNDWNEKALFDLHQATQHTCMALLRVYTGYRSTTHNLFRLLALIENFSFIPSSIFPCITA; encoded by the coding sequence TTGACCACTCTTTATCATAAAGCCGTACTGGTATATAACGCGGGCAGTAGCGATATAATAGATCCTCCGGCAGCAATATCACATGAGGAAACAACAAGAAAAATAGAAGCTGTCTGGAACAACTGTTACCAAACAGCGGAACGATTTTATAAAACCGCCTGCTTTTGCCTGGATAACGACTGGAATGAAAAGGCCCTGTTTGATTTACACCAGGCCACTCAACATACTTGTATGGCTCTTTTACGGGTATACACCGGTTACCGGTCTACCACGCACAACCTTTTCCGCTTACTTGCCCTTATTGAGAATTTCTCTTTTATTCCTTCCTCCATATTTCCTTGTATCACAGCATAG
- a CDS encoding recombinase family protein, whose protein sequence is MSQHLDLFQQWSKRPVVHYKKTATGKFCAVYTRVSSKEQYETNLSLDTQKRAIEEFAARNEFAIMGYFGGTYESASTDGRKEFQRMLEFIKKNKEKVTHILVYLLDRFSRTGDGAMRLSKELREKYGVTIIAVTQPIDTSNPGGVFQQNMQFLFSEYDNQLRRQRAIAGTKEKLERGIWCLQPPMGYSIVKQDKNRKIVVNEVGKKLRKAFEWKAQGMKNDEILSRLQAMGVKIYKQKLSMILSNPFYCGIIAHKTLNGKLVVGDHEKLISQELFLRIHDIRAAAGGKYGVSHKKENSAYPLKLFMKCGNCGIGYTGYAVTKTIKATQEIGRYHYYKCRTEGCNCNKSTRVVNNHFLDYLAGYSIKSHLVTPLLYHMNYAFDRHYEASFKLRDNLQSNLAIVDAKIEELEENYYVDKKVPAETYDRLMIKLAKEKKQILDNLAGSNIESSNLKDTFEWAINISLELPLLWDSGRVGVKENLQKLVFPKGISYYHKNGAFLTDEVNEVFEPIPRLNCISESDKNKQGSISAALSNLVGQTRFELATPTSRT, encoded by the coding sequence ATGAGCCAGCACCTTGATTTGTTTCAGCAATGGTCAAAAAGACCAGTTGTACACTATAAGAAAACAGCAACCGGCAAGTTTTGCGCAGTATATACCCGGGTATCCTCCAAAGAGCAATATGAAACCAACCTGAGCCTGGACACACAGAAACGAGCCATTGAGGAGTTTGCAGCCCGCAACGAGTTTGCCATCATGGGTTACTTTGGTGGTACCTATGAAAGCGCCAGCACGGATGGCCGAAAGGAGTTTCAGCGAATGCTAGAGTTCATTAAAAAGAACAAGGAGAAAGTAACCCATATTCTAGTGTACCTGCTCGACAGGTTCAGTCGGACCGGCGATGGTGCTATGCGGCTGTCAAAAGAACTCCGCGAGAAATATGGCGTTACCATCATTGCGGTTACGCAACCTATTGATACCAGTAACCCCGGCGGAGTATTCCAGCAAAACATGCAATTCTTGTTTAGCGAGTATGACAACCAGTTACGCCGACAGCGAGCCATTGCCGGCACCAAAGAAAAACTGGAACGGGGCATTTGGTGTTTACAACCTCCGATGGGTTACTCTATTGTAAAACAAGATAAAAACCGAAAAATCGTTGTCAATGAGGTAGGCAAAAAACTGCGCAAGGCATTTGAGTGGAAAGCTCAGGGAATGAAAAACGATGAAATCCTATCCCGGTTACAGGCAATGGGTGTTAAGATCTATAAGCAGAAGCTGAGTATGATCCTTTCTAATCCATTTTATTGTGGAATCATTGCCCATAAAACCCTGAATGGAAAACTGGTGGTTGGTGACCACGAGAAACTTATATCCCAAGAACTATTCCTGCGTATTCACGATATCCGGGCAGCAGCAGGAGGTAAGTATGGTGTATCGCATAAAAAGGAGAATTCAGCATACCCGTTAAAACTTTTCATGAAATGTGGCAATTGTGGAATTGGCTACACCGGCTATGCTGTTACCAAAACAATTAAAGCCACCCAAGAAATAGGTCGGTATCATTACTACAAATGTCGTACTGAAGGCTGTAATTGTAATAAGAGCACAAGAGTGGTTAATAACCACTTTCTCGATTACCTGGCTGGTTATAGCATTAAATCGCATTTGGTAACGCCGCTGTTATACCACATGAACTATGCTTTTGACCGGCATTATGAAGCTTCCTTTAAGTTGAGGGACAACCTGCAAAGCAACTTGGCTATCGTGGATGCAAAGATTGAGGAACTGGAAGAAAACTATTACGTTGACAAAAAGGTGCCCGCTGAAACCTATGACAGACTAATGATAAAGCTCGCCAAAGAGAAAAAGCAGATCCTGGACAACCTGGCCGGTAGCAATATTGAGAGTTCTAACTTAAAAGATACCTTCGAGTGGGCCATCAATATTTCGCTGGAACTCCCGCTGCTATGGGATTCTGGCAGAGTAGGGGTAAAAGAAAATTTACAAAAACTAGTATTCCCCAAAGGAATAAGCTACTACCACAAAAATGGGGCATTTCTAACTGACGAAGTAAACGAAGTATTTGAGCCGATCCCGCGCCTGAACTGCATTTCAGAAAGTGATAAAAACAAACAAGGCAGCATTTCTGCTGCCTTGTCCAATTTGGTCGGGCAGACAAGATTCGAACTTGCGACCCCTACGTCCCGAACGTAG
- a CDS encoding response regulator has protein sequence MNLNSQIKVAIVDDHALIRKCLQELVSLWGYMVIPQAINGKDFLDLLVRGIIPDICILDMRMPEMDGYETIKVVKEKWPGIKIIAYSMDFKDPHAQQPEGADAIVSKSGPYQELKEALALLSSQIVDSKITSS, from the coding sequence ATGAACTTAAACAGCCAAATAAAAGTAGCTATCGTAGACGATCATGCTTTGATACGTAAATGCCTTCAGGAATTAGTCAGCCTTTGGGGGTACATGGTAATTCCCCAGGCAATAAACGGCAAAGACTTCCTAGACTTGCTTGTAAGGGGAATCATACCAGATATCTGCATTTTAGACATGCGAATGCCCGAGATGGATGGTTATGAAACCATAAAAGTCGTTAAAGAAAAATGGCCTGGCATTAAAATCATTGCTTATTCTATGGATTTTAAAGATCCACATGCGCAACAACCTGAAGGGGCAGACGCAATTGTTTCCAAAAGCGGCCCATACCAGGAATTAAAAGAGGCGCTGGCACTATTAAGCAGCCAAATAGTCGACAGTAAAATCACTTCGTCATAA
- a CDS encoding SDR family oxidoreductase: MNKTIFITGASSGIGKETAKLFQSKGWNVVATMRKPENETELTTLSNVLVTGLDVLNTDSINKAVKAGIEQFGKIDVLLNNAGYGAYGPLETFSREKIVRQFNTNVIGLLDVTRALLPHFRQQKSGVIINISSIGGKITFPLGALYHGTKFAVEGISESLSYEVEQFGGKVKIVEPGAIATDFGGRSFDFSNDETIAEYQPLVGKLMSSIPAMYQNASPGSVVAQVIYEAATDGTNQLRYTAGEDAKAIIANRKQLDDAVFIGGMKSQFGL; this comes from the coding sequence ATGAACAAGACAATCTTTATTACAGGCGCCAGCAGTGGAATAGGAAAAGAAACTGCTAAACTGTTTCAATCAAAAGGCTGGAACGTGGTGGCTACTATGCGGAAACCTGAAAATGAAACTGAACTAACCACATTATCCAATGTACTGGTAACCGGACTCGATGTACTGAATACTGACTCCATCAATAAAGCAGTGAAAGCAGGCATTGAGCAATTCGGCAAAATTGATGTGCTGTTGAACAATGCCGGTTATGGCGCTTACGGTCCGCTGGAAACCTTCTCCAGGGAAAAGATCGTTCGCCAGTTTAATACCAATGTGATCGGTCTGCTGGATGTTACCCGGGCGCTCCTACCCCATTTTCGCCAGCAAAAAAGCGGGGTTATCATAAACATCTCCTCTATTGGTGGAAAAATAACCTTTCCGTTAGGCGCTTTATATCATGGCACCAAGTTCGCAGTGGAAGGCATTTCCGAATCGTTAAGCTACGAGGTGGAACAGTTTGGCGGGAAAGTAAAAATAGTTGAACCCGGTGCAATCGCCACCGATTTTGGCGGCCGCTCCTTCGATTTCAGCAATGATGAAACCATCGCCGAATACCAGCCGCTGGTGGGAAAACTGATGTCCTCTATACCAGCCATGTACCAAAACGCTTCACCAGGCAGTGTGGTTGCCCAGGTAATTTATGAAGCAGCTACCGATGGCACCAATCAATTAAGATATACCGCAGGCGAAGACGCCAAAGCAATTATTGCCAACCGGAAACAACTGGACGATGCGGTATTTATTGGCGGCATGAAGAGCCAGTTTGGGCTGTAG
- a CDS encoding helix-turn-helix domain-containing protein: MSAFVHLHTIADIYKFFGLTKIHHPLVAVVDFSQVKNDHIIEETTVAADFYTVMFKNYNSNTVKYGRKVVDFQDGSLICLAPNQVIEMDSDTEASANMSGWGLCFHPDLIRATSLNDKMSDYSFFSYETSEALHLSEKEKQILDDCVLKIQSELQENIDVHSQTIIVSNIELLLNYCTRFYGRQFITRKSSNNAVVVQIEKLLKEYFKRSEITETGLPTVKYLAEQVHLSPSYLSDLLKKETGKNTQDHIHFYLIEEAKNILLSTNKSVGEIAYSLGFEYPQYFNKLFKQKTGKTPVEFRSS, from the coding sequence ATGAGTGCATTTGTTCACCTGCATACCATCGCAGACATATACAAATTTTTTGGTCTGACTAAGATCCATCACCCCCTGGTGGCCGTGGTGGATTTTAGCCAGGTTAAAAACGATCATATCATTGAGGAAACAACCGTAGCGGCCGATTTCTATACCGTGATGTTTAAAAACTATAACAGCAACACAGTAAAGTACGGCCGTAAAGTGGTAGACTTTCAGGATGGCAGTTTGATTTGCCTGGCTCCTAACCAGGTAATTGAAATGGACAGCGATACAGAAGCGTCAGCAAATATGTCGGGCTGGGGTTTGTGTTTCCATCCAGATCTCATCAGGGCCACTTCCCTGAACGACAAAATGAGCGACTACAGTTTTTTCTCCTATGAAACCTCCGAGGCGTTGCATTTATCGGAAAAGGAAAAACAGATCTTAGACGATTGTGTATTGAAAATTCAGTCGGAGTTACAGGAGAACATAGACGTACATAGCCAAACGATAATTGTGTCCAATATTGAACTGCTGTTGAATTATTGTACCCGGTTTTATGGCCGGCAATTCATAACCCGGAAAAGTTCCAATAATGCAGTAGTGGTTCAAATAGAAAAATTGCTGAAGGAATACTTTAAAAGAAGCGAGATAACAGAAACCGGCTTGCCCACCGTAAAATACCTGGCAGAACAGGTGCATTTATCACCCAGCTACCTGAGCGACCTACTGAAAAAAGAAACCGGCAAAAACACCCAGGACCATATTCATTTCTACTTAATAGAAGAGGCCAAGAACATTCTTTTGAGCACCAATAAATCTGTTGGCGAAATCGCCTATTCACTGGGTTTTGAATATCCACAATATTTCAATAAGCTTTTCAAACAAAAAACCGGGAAAACGCCGGTGGAGTTCAGGAGCAGTTAA
- a CDS encoding DUF4249 domain-containing protein, with the protein MPNNTLLFILLVIIFSSCEKSVDVSIPQESNKPVLNLLMNKDSILMARVTLSGRINQMHPMPEITNAVVNLYENGAFKEKLTPYQFATRTFYRGTTLPQSGSTYRVTAAVPGYPEVAGSDVIPDTVAVGEMRLTVAQISSWDTRATISVQLHDDPAVQNYYRIRLFTVNEWVDANGNGGRQKIQQYFQAEEAELNIFNDKIRPDFFTTDALFNGRSPRFTFKANTDGRFKKLVIEITSLTYNSYNYLNSTAMAAEKNEDGLSEKVIVFNNIENGLGIIGGVAQRDYELTR; encoded by the coding sequence ATGCCAAACAATACTTTACTTTTTATATTGCTGGTGATAATTTTCAGTAGTTGCGAAAAATCGGTAGACGTAAGTATTCCGCAGGAAAGCAACAAACCTGTGCTGAACCTGTTGATGAACAAAGACAGCATTTTGATGGCGCGGGTTACGCTAAGTGGCCGCATTAATCAAATGCACCCCATGCCCGAGATCACCAATGCAGTGGTGAACCTCTATGAAAACGGCGCCTTTAAAGAAAAGCTAACACCCTACCAATTCGCTACCCGTACTTTTTACCGGGGGACCACCCTGCCACAAAGCGGTTCAACCTATCGCGTTACGGCTGCTGTTCCTGGTTATCCCGAGGTAGCAGGCAGTGATGTGATCCCTGATACCGTGGCTGTCGGTGAAATGCGGCTGACGGTGGCACAGATCAGTAGCTGGGATACCAGGGCAACCATCAGCGTTCAACTGCACGACGACCCTGCTGTACAAAACTATTACCGCATCCGGCTCTTTACCGTAAACGAATGGGTTGATGCCAATGGCAACGGGGGACGGCAAAAAATACAACAATACTTTCAGGCAGAAGAAGCAGAGCTGAATATCTTCAACGATAAGATCCGTCCGGATTTCTTTACAACAGATGCACTCTTCAATGGCCGTAGTCCGCGATTTACTTTTAAGGCCAATACAGACGGCCGCTTTAAAAAGCTGGTTATAGAAATAACCTCCCTCACGTATAACAGTTATAATTATCTGAACAGCACTGCCATGGCCGCAGAAAAAAATGAAGATGGCTTGTCGGAAAAAGTGATCGTGTTTAATAATATCGAAAACGGGCTCGGCATTATCGGCGGCGTAGCCCAGCGGGATTATGAGCTAACAAGATAA
- a CDS encoding KAP P-loop domain-containing protein: protein MIRLNYTFTNQGLGEYNDHVFPGVPFQLKDKKYRFTLQPTGLPVFLRFGIALSKTEEIDFAPQNGRYNNANLKFIEVHQGDLKEKKARSSNKLEIDTYYFSEHKGPRVTFQEYERGSIIDIWIQYDPSNETLRYKLTSGDNTYENNFSITGYNFFKIFAWADYHEFNIDVQIEIETTTVYRFPKRNLSNKDIRFLNLLYENFAQGREYDSVVKIPGFAEIFPGEFNEKDYQPLIQSDRLITLWGIWHINPGWDIFLKFDEVILSIKFLMQTNAIIDVVRSSDLQKIIPGITLQEIKMIFKLMSYFVGFSDGGGTQADGTVHIKFSSEQALHQYRKYRSLQEYLNQYLERLGITNEMESDNTDQSALGDEYFFKTQFYRQRLSDIEPVLGVKELAADMAAIIYGMQGDNGQMIGVFGKWGRGKTYFIKQLWKELKARHTILFEKVEYQAWKYQDTPASWAYLYERLCDAYLGDKKNFLRYYARLFVLNRKRVGWTPVWKMLITIIATASILVLISHSIKEKVTFWVGATSVFFAVISGIYHQITKNYSTKAIELIKKYTDRSSFKASLGIQADIHEELVKLLKVWIPATKEVKWYSGLFIWLYGKPPDQVLLVVEDLDRCAEDKIIPHIDALRVMLENDEVVKRLIIITAIDERILRNAIRKKYHALLEGEISNSTNVDELISEYLDKLFISAIKLGDLNNQQKEEYLKVLFKNDIVATTVITDTIQQVANDQTEAIVISQSTNEQNIYTRADAEKNGATAIPAKPDNKTEKLTPREIELLTKTISNWEGATPRRISIFYYRYLLCKNLLVDKYARLNIVNPWQGNGLETLFQLIRQYHDDHNPDKILIEARKVHKQPAALKETFKGKSFVPELTDYLFLLEVLEIVIAY, encoded by the coding sequence ATGATCCGCCTTAACTACACATTTACGAACCAGGGACTTGGAGAATATAATGACCATGTCTTTCCTGGTGTCCCGTTCCAATTAAAAGACAAAAAATACAGGTTTACTTTACAGCCAACTGGATTGCCGGTATTTCTTCGTTTTGGTATTGCATTATCAAAAACTGAAGAAATTGACTTCGCACCCCAAAATGGGCGTTATAATAATGCAAATTTGAAATTTATAGAGGTGCATCAGGGGGATTTGAAGGAAAAGAAGGCCCGATCATCCAATAAGCTTGAAATTGACACATATTATTTCTCGGAACACAAGGGTCCAAGAGTAACATTCCAGGAATATGAACGAGGTAGCATAATTGATATTTGGATACAATATGACCCTTCCAATGAGACACTAAGGTATAAACTAACATCAGGTGATAATACCTACGAAAACAACTTTAGCATAACAGGGTATAATTTTTTTAAAATCTTTGCTTGGGCAGATTATCATGAGTTTAACATCGATGTACAAATAGAGATTGAAACCACAACGGTTTACCGTTTTCCAAAACGAAATTTATCTAATAAGGATATACGATTTCTTAACTTATTGTATGAAAATTTCGCACAAGGGCGAGAATATGACAGTGTCGTTAAGATACCTGGGTTTGCTGAAATATTTCCTGGTGAATTTAATGAAAAGGATTATCAGCCACTCATTCAAAGTGATCGCCTTATTACACTTTGGGGGATTTGGCATATAAATCCGGGTTGGGATATTTTTTTAAAATTTGATGAGGTAATACTTTCTATCAAATTTTTAATGCAAACGAATGCAATTATTGATGTTGTGCGCTCTTCCGATCTACAAAAAATAATTCCAGGTATCACGCTTCAGGAAATCAAAATGATTTTCAAGCTAATGAGCTATTTCGTGGGTTTTAGTGACGGTGGCGGAACACAAGCTGACGGAACGGTTCATATAAAATTTTCTAGTGAACAGGCACTTCATCAATATAGAAAGTACAGAAGTTTACAAGAGTATCTGAATCAATACCTGGAAAGATTGGGCATTACTAATGAAATGGAGAGTGATAATACCGATCAGTCTGCGCTTGGGGATGAATATTTTTTTAAAACACAATTTTACAGGCAAAGACTATCAGATATAGAACCTGTATTGGGAGTAAAGGAGTTGGCAGCAGACATGGCAGCCATTATATATGGCATGCAGGGGGATAATGGACAAATGATTGGAGTATTTGGTAAATGGGGTCGAGGAAAAACTTATTTTATAAAGCAATTATGGAAAGAGCTAAAGGCAAGACATACTATATTGTTTGAAAAAGTGGAATATCAAGCATGGAAGTATCAGGATACGCCCGCTTCTTGGGCTTACCTTTATGAACGGCTTTGTGATGCTTATCTTGGTGATAAGAAAAATTTCCTACGCTATTATGCAAGACTCTTCGTTTTAAATCGCAAGCGAGTGGGTTGGACACCGGTTTGGAAAATGCTGATTACTATTATTGCGACTGCTTCAATTTTGGTGTTAATTTCCCATAGCATTAAAGAAAAGGTGACTTTTTGGGTGGGTGCTACATCAGTCTTTTTCGCGGTTATCAGTGGCATTTATCACCAGATCACTAAGAATTATTCAACCAAGGCTATTGAGTTAATTAAAAAATATACAGATCGAAGCAGTTTTAAAGCATCTCTGGGTATTCAAGCAGATATTCACGAAGAGTTGGTGAAATTGCTTAAAGTATGGATACCTGCAACAAAGGAAGTAAAATGGTATTCCGGTTTATTCATATGGCTGTATGGGAAACCGCCTGATCAAGTCTTGCTGGTGGTAGAAGATCTTGACCGCTGCGCTGAAGATAAAATAATTCCGCATATCGATGCATTACGTGTAATGCTGGAAAACGATGAAGTGGTTAAACGCCTAATTATTATTACTGCAATTGATGAAAGAATTTTAAGAAATGCAATTAGGAAAAAATACCATGCATTGCTGGAAGGCGAAATAAGTAACAGCACAAACGTCGATGAACTAATTTCCGAATACCTAGACAAATTATTTATTTCTGCTATCAAATTGGGTGACCTGAATAATCAACAAAAGGAAGAATATTTGAAAGTATTGTTTAAAAATGATATTGTTGCTACAACGGTTATAACGGATACTATTCAACAGGTTGCTAATGATCAAACGGAAGCGATTGTGATAAGCCAATCTACAAATGAACAAAATATTTACACACGTGCTGATGCAGAAAAAAATGGGGCAACAGCCATACCGGCAAAGCCTGATAATAAAACAGAGAAACTTACACCGCGTGAAATTGAACTCTTAACAAAAACTATATCAAACTGGGAGGGCGCCACGCCCAGGAGGATTAGTATTTTTTATTACCGGTACCTGCTCTGTAAAAACCTGCTGGTAGATAAATATGCCCGGCTAAATATTGTTAATCCCTGGCAAGGGAATGGTTTGGAAACCCTTTTCCAACTTATTCGTCAGTACCACGATGATCATAATCCAGATAAAATTCTTATTGAAGCAAGAAAGGTACACAAGCAACCAGCTGCTCTGAAAGAAACGTTTAAAGGAAAAAGTTTTGTGCCTGAATTGACTGATTACCTGTTTTTGCTGGAAGTATTGGAAATAGTTATCGCATATTAA